From a region of the Mercurialis annua linkage group LG1-X, ddMerAnnu1.2, whole genome shotgun sequence genome:
- the LOC126656754 gene encoding uncharacterized protein LOC126656754, with the protein MKENSNSQMEWRVKLGCGNRIRFWQDCWVGEDLLMNRFSGLYVISRNQHDLVFCMFDLDLNCFSSSKFVWKRRLRIGEQQLFDDLLQLLESMRCYPRPDRFMWVNSELFTPSGFRKQMGSSLAIVHSRADLMGRVWKTAIPPRIQFFFWLLARDRISSKANLLRIGMLSRNQSLCSLCLLEETSMHIILHCQYAWSAWSFILELANIAWVVPASLDDFFFQWYFIVKKKYRSLWQLIWFFTIWEFWKARNRKLFQDELLDFKSLVYSSICKAVEFYKSHNKGFSYSGNDVFRSLDYFCNNSISL; encoded by the exons ATGAAGGAAAACAGCAACAGTCAGATGGAGTGGAGAG TTAAGTTGGGTTGTGGGAATAGAATTAGATTTTGGCAAGATTGTTGGGTTGGTGAAGATCTGTTGATGAATCGTTTTAGTGGCCTTTATGTTATTTCCAGAAATCAACATGACTTGGTCTTTTGCATGTTTGATTTGGATCTTAATTGCTTTAGCAGCTCTAAGTTTGTGTGGAAGAGAAGGTTAAGAATTGGGGAGCAGCAGCTTTTTGACGATCTTCTGCAGCTGTTGGAGTCGATGCGCTGCTACCCAAGGCCGGATCGTTTTATGTGGGTAAATTCTGAACTGTTCACACCGTCGGGGTTCAGAAAACAGATGGGGTCTTCGTTGGCTATTGTTCATAGTCGGGCTGATCTCATGGGTCGAGTGTGGAAGACCGCAATTCCCCCTCGAATTCAATTCTTCTTTTGGCTTCTTGCTAGAGATCGTATTTCTTCAAAAGCTAATTTATTAAGGATTGGGATGTTATCGCGGAATCAATCACTTTGCTCTTTATGCTTACTAGAGGAGACTAGTATGCATATCATTCTTCATTGTCAGTATGCTTGGAGTGCTTGGTCTTTCATTTTGGAATTAGCTAATATTGCTTGGGTAGTTCCTGCTTCTCTTGACGATTTCTTTTTTCAATGGTACTTTATTGTTAAAAAGAAATATCGTTCTCTTTGGCAACTGATTTGGTTCTTCACCATCTGGGAGTTTTGGAAGGCGAGGAACAGGAAGCTTTTTCAGGACGAGTTATTGGATTTCAAGTCTCTTGTTTACAGCAGCATTTGCAAGGCAGTGGAGTTTTACAAATCTCACAATAAAGGTTTTAGTTACTCGGGTAATGATGTTTTTAGAAGTCTTGACTATTTCTGTAACAATTCTATTAGTTTGTAA